One window from the genome of Natrinema caseinilyticum encodes:
- a CDS encoding acyl-CoA mutase large subunit family protein: MFDNRELEEIRERREEWEADTLEPSLERGERKDRFATVSNHEVDRLYTPDDIADLDFEEDLGFPGEPPYTRGPYPTMHRGRTWTMRQFAGFGTAEETNERFHYLIDEGQTGLSTAFDMPSLMGIDSDHPMSDGEVGKEGVAVDTLADMEVLFDGIDIGEVSTSFTINPSAPVIYAMYIALADQQGVPREEIRGTLQNDMLKEFIAQKEWVIPPEPALEVVTDTIEFAVEETPKFHPVSISGYHIREAGSTAAQEAAFTLADGFAYVEDCLDRDLDVDDFAPLLSFFFNSHNSIFEEVAKFRATRRLYAHVMEDWYGAEADESKRLKFHTQTAGQSLTAQQPLNNIVRVTIQALAGVLGGTQSLHTNSFDEALALPSEKAVRVALRTQQIIAEESGAVDIVDPMGGSFAIETLTNEMENEIMDYLEEIREMGDGSIRDGVLTGIERGYFHREIHEASYEYQERVERGEEVVVGVNEYTIEEDTSPEILQIDETTRDRQLERLERVKDERDDEAVDATLEALSDAIENGENVMPYVVDAVKAYATMGEIMAVFEEHHGSYQEEVAPV, from the coding sequence ATGTTCGATAATCGAGAACTCGAGGAGATACGAGAGCGGCGGGAAGAGTGGGAAGCGGACACGCTCGAGCCGTCGCTGGAACGCGGCGAGCGAAAGGACCGATTTGCGACTGTCTCGAACCACGAGGTCGACCGGCTCTACACCCCCGACGATATTGCTGATCTCGATTTCGAGGAAGACCTTGGATTTCCCGGGGAACCACCGTATACGCGTGGGCCGTATCCGACGATGCACCGCGGGCGGACGTGGACGATGCGACAGTTCGCCGGCTTCGGCACCGCCGAGGAGACAAACGAGCGCTTTCATTATCTGATCGACGAGGGCCAGACGGGGCTGTCGACGGCGTTCGACATGCCGTCGCTGATGGGCATCGACTCCGATCACCCGATGAGCGATGGCGAAGTCGGCAAGGAGGGCGTCGCCGTCGACACGCTCGCCGACATGGAAGTGCTGTTCGACGGCATCGACATCGGCGAGGTCTCGACGTCGTTCACCATCAACCCGTCTGCGCCGGTGATCTATGCGATGTATATCGCGCTCGCCGATCAGCAAGGCGTGCCCCGCGAAGAGATCAGGGGCACGCTCCAGAACGATATGCTCAAAGAGTTCATCGCACAGAAGGAGTGGGTCATTCCGCCGGAGCCGGCCCTTGAGGTCGTCACGGACACGATCGAGTTCGCTGTCGAGGAGACGCCGAAGTTCCATCCGGTCTCGATCTCCGGCTACCACATCCGCGAGGCCGGCTCGACTGCTGCCCAGGAGGCCGCATTTACGCTCGCCGACGGCTTCGCCTACGTCGAGGACTGCCTCGACCGGGATCTTGACGTCGACGACTTCGCGCCGCTGCTCTCCTTCTTCTTCAATTCGCACAACTCGATTTTCGAAGAAGTCGCGAAGTTCCGTGCGACGCGCCGCCTCTATGCGCACGTCATGGAAGACTGGTACGGCGCGGAAGCCGACGAGTCCAAGCGCCTGAAGTTCCACACGCAGACGGCCGGCCAGTCGCTGACGGCCCAGCAGCCGCTCAACAACATCGTCCGCGTCACCATTCAGGCACTGGCCGGCGTCCTCGGGGGCACCCAGTCGCTGCACACTAACAGCTTCGACGAGGCGCTGGCACTGCCCAGCGAGAAGGCCGTCCGCGTCGCCCTCCGAACTCAGCAGATTATCGCCGAGGAGTCAGGCGCGGTCGACATCGTCGACCCGATGGGGGGAAGTTTCGCCATCGAGACGCTCACCAACGAGATGGAAAACGAGATCATGGACTACCTCGAGGAGATCCGCGAGATGGGCGACGGCTCGATCCGCGACGGCGTCCTCACCGGGATCGAGCGGGGCTACTTCCATCGCGAGATCCACGAGGCCTCATACGAGTACCAGGAGCGCGTCGAGCGCGGCGAGGAGGTTGTCGTCGGCGTCAACGAGTACACGATCGAGGAAGACACCTCGCCGGAGATCCTCCAGATCGACGAAACGACGCGGGACCGCCAACTCGAACGCCTCGAGCGCGTCAAAGACGAGCGCGACGACGAGGCGGTCGATGCGACGCTCGAGGCGCTCTCGGACGCGATCGAGAACGGCGAGAACGTCATGCCGTACGTCGTCGACGCCGTGAAGGCCTACGCGACGATGGGTGAGATCATGGCGGTCTTCGAGGAGCACCACGGTAGTTATCAAGAAGAGGTCGCCCCCGTCTAA
- a CDS encoding cobalamin B12-binding domain-containing protein — protein MSTETKQQSIRCQVAKVGLDGHDRGAHVIARAFRDAGFEVIYSGLHKSPDEIIQAAVQEDVDVLGISILSGAHDTLVPKIMDGLEEYDAADDTLVLVGGVIPEEDRPDLKDEGVAAIFGPGTSIEETIEFVRENAPER, from the coding sequence ATGAGCACTGAGACCAAACAGCAATCGATTCGGTGTCAGGTCGCGAAAGTCGGCCTCGACGGTCACGACCGCGGTGCACACGTCATCGCGCGTGCGTTCCGCGACGCCGGGTTCGAGGTCATCTACTCCGGATTGCACAAGTCCCCCGACGAGATCATCCAGGCCGCCGTCCAGGAGGACGTCGACGTCCTCGGGATCTCCATCCTCTCGGGCGCCCACGACACGCTCGTCCCGAAAATCATGGACGGGCTCGAGGAGTACGACGCCGCAGACGACACGCTGGTCCTCGTCGGCGGAGTAATCCCCGAAGAAGACCGGCCGGACCTCAAAGACGAAGGCGTCGCGGCGATCTTCGGCCCGGGTACGTCGATCGAAGAGACGATCGAATTCGTCCGGGAGAACGCTCCGGAGCGATGA
- a CDS encoding MFS transporter, translating to MVTQRTRSGVFAACFLVSAGVNAYMIAPASIIPLLVEAFDVDKAGAGVAISAAVLGSVVVQIPFGFLMDRYDNRLLMTAGTAVFVPVAIGGSFAASYPLFLASRAAAGIAGGAVFVLGTNVVAQVFAGERQGVVTTVFIASAPFGFAISQFGGPILAATFGWQAVFVAYPLLSAMGYLVFRLSRPTAIRTGDRTSLREFGNALRNRAVLLVSLSGFCSYVLYIFMNSWMPTYATERLPLTLGEAGAITALLPAVGMLARPVGGWLSDYVGYRRRLIVVCSLAFALPAFFVVSRTISTLLFSAVMLGVGFSLQFGMGVYYVYTRELAAEGTGGTSLAVFTSIAFSGTLVSPTLGGWLIGAFSWETTFFLYALIGIAGISVLFLTRDSNPSPTG from the coding sequence ATGGTCACGCAGCGCACTCGATCGGGCGTTTTCGCGGCGTGCTTTCTGGTTTCGGCCGGAGTGAACGCGTACATGATCGCTCCGGCGAGCATCATTCCGCTGCTCGTCGAGGCATTCGACGTCGACAAGGCCGGGGCGGGCGTCGCGATCAGCGCAGCCGTGTTGGGCTCCGTCGTCGTCCAGATCCCGTTCGGGTTCCTGATGGATCGGTACGACAACCGGCTGCTGATGACCGCTGGAACGGCCGTGTTCGTGCCGGTCGCGATCGGAGGATCGTTCGCGGCGAGCTATCCGCTCTTTCTCGCGAGTCGGGCCGCCGCTGGGATCGCCGGCGGTGCCGTGTTCGTCCTCGGAACCAACGTCGTTGCGCAGGTGTTCGCCGGGGAGCGACAGGGGGTCGTAACCACCGTATTCATCGCGAGTGCCCCTTTCGGATTCGCGATCAGCCAGTTCGGCGGTCCGATCCTCGCTGCCACGTTCGGCTGGCAGGCCGTGTTCGTCGCCTACCCGCTCCTCTCCGCGATGGGCTATCTCGTCTTTCGTCTCTCCAGACCGACGGCGATTCGCACCGGCGATCGGACCTCGCTCCGAGAGTTCGGCAACGCGTTACGAAACCGAGCAGTGCTGCTCGTCTCGCTCTCCGGGTTCTGCTCGTACGTCCTTTACATCTTCATGAACTCGTGGATGCCGACGTATGCGACCGAACGGCTGCCGCTGACGCTGGGCGAAGCGGGGGCGATAACGGCGCTGTTGCCGGCCGTCGGCATGCTCGCACGACCCGTCGGCGGCTGGCTCTCGGACTACGTCGGCTACCGCCGACGGCTGATCGTCGTCTGCTCGCTCGCGTTCGCGCTCCCGGCGTTCTTCGTCGTCTCGCGAACCATCTCGACGCTCCTCTTCTCGGCTGTCATGCTCGGCGTCGGGTTCTCGCTCCAGTTCGGCATGGGCGTCTACTACGTCTACACGCGAGAGCTCGCCGCCGAGGGGACCGGCGGGACGAGCCTCGCCGTGTTCACGTCGATCGCGTTCAGTGGCACGCTAGTCTCACCGACGCTGGGCGGCTGGCTGATCGGCGCGTTCTCGTGGGAGACGACGTTCTTCCTCTATGCCCTCATCGGCATCGCCGGAATCAGCGTACTGTTCCTCACGCGCGACTCGAATCCGAGTCCGACCGGGTGA
- a CDS encoding acyl-CoA synthetase: MSTTDRLEAYHFYERDWDDYDRLLEEFEWEVPETFNMATYVCDRWAEDEGRVALFADDGDGGSETYTFRRVRNTANALANAMRDRGVERGDRIAINMRQRPETVIAHVACWKLGAVSVPLSTLFGTDAVSYRLNDADAVACFVDGTNVETVRDVATDSPSLETVVTVGDVDPEDDEFAFQELIDTHSREFETVRTDAEDDAIIIYTSGTTGDPKGVRHAHRVLLGNLPLVITGFCNMELRDSDIFWTPSEWAWVATLFDVVFPAMFYGRPVVAYSADEQFDPETAMEIIERYDVTVFFGPATALRMMEQMDDPDRWDVSSIRCLPSGGESLGQSIVEWARDVFDGAAVHEAYGQTEANMLVGDCTALAESREGKIGRRAPGHEIAIVDPGTAEQRIETGEVGEIAVRYEGDPVCFKEYWNKPNKTAEKVRNGWLLTEDLGRLDEDGYLEFVSRTDSVIISAGYRIGPVEIEEALANSDAVADAGVIGVPNDERGEVPKAFVVLADGFEASESLEESLQQDVRDRLAKYEYPQQIEFVDELPKTSSGKIRRTSLEEREGIL; encoded by the coding sequence ATGAGTACTACGGACCGGCTCGAAGCATACCACTTCTACGAGCGCGACTGGGACGACTACGACCGGCTTCTCGAGGAGTTCGAGTGGGAGGTGCCGGAGACGTTCAATATGGCGACGTACGTGTGCGACCGCTGGGCCGAAGACGAGGGGAGGGTCGCGCTGTTCGCCGACGACGGCGATGGTGGGAGTGAAACGTACACGTTCCGGCGAGTCCGAAACACCGCCAACGCGCTGGCCAACGCCATGCGAGATCGGGGCGTCGAACGGGGTGATCGAATCGCCATCAACATGCGCCAACGGCCCGAGACGGTCATCGCGCACGTGGCTTGCTGGAAATTAGGCGCGGTTTCCGTTCCGTTGAGTACGCTGTTCGGCACCGACGCTGTCTCCTACCGTCTGAACGACGCCGACGCGGTCGCCTGTTTCGTCGACGGTACGAACGTCGAGACGGTCCGGGACGTGGCGACTGACTCGCCGTCACTGGAGACCGTCGTTACCGTCGGTGACGTAGACCCCGAGGACGACGAGTTCGCGTTCCAGGAACTGATCGACACCCACTCCCGGGAGTTCGAGACCGTGCGAACCGACGCCGAGGACGACGCCATCATCATCTACACCTCGGGGACGACGGGCGATCCGAAGGGCGTCCGACACGCACACCGAGTCCTCCTCGGGAACCTCCCACTGGTCATCACCGGGTTCTGTAACATGGAACTGCGGGACAGCGACATCTTCTGGACGCCATCGGAGTGGGCCTGGGTGGCAACGCTGTTCGACGTCGTCTTTCCGGCCATGTTCTACGGGCGCCCCGTCGTCGCCTACAGCGCCGACGAACAGTTCGATCCCGAGACCGCGATGGAAATCATCGAACGCTACGACGTCACCGTCTTCTTTGGCCCAGCGACGGCCCTCCGAATGATGGAACAGATGGACGACCCGGACCGATGGGACGTCTCCAGCATTCGGTGTCTGCCCAGCGGCGGCGAGTCGCTCGGACAGTCGATCGTCGAGTGGGCCCGGGACGTCTTCGACGGGGCCGCGGTCCACGAAGCGTACGGCCAGACCGAGGCCAACATGCTCGTCGGTGACTGTACGGCGCTTGCCGAGTCTCGAGAGGGAAAGATCGGGCGCCGGGCCCCCGGCCACGAGATCGCTATCGTCGATCCGGGAACGGCCGAACAGAGGATCGAGACCGGTGAGGTGGGCGAAATCGCCGTCCGATACGAGGGCGATCCGGTCTGCTTCAAAGAGTACTGGAACAAACCGAACAAGACCGCGGAGAAGGTCCGAAACGGCTGGCTGCTCACGGAAGATCTCGGCCGTCTCGACGAAGACGGCTACCTCGAGTTCGTCTCGCGGACGGACAGCGTCATCATTAGCGCGGGCTACCGAATCGGTCCTGTCGAGATAGAGGAGGCGTTAGCGAACAGCGACGCGGTCGCAGACGCGGGCGTCATCGGCGTCCCCAACGACGAGCGCGGTGAGGTGCCGAAGGCGTTCGTCGTGCTCGCGGACGGGTTCGAAGCGTCGGAGAGTCTCGAGGAGTCCCTCCAACAGGACGTCCGCGACCGCCTCGCGAAGTACGAGTACCCCCAGCAGATCGAGTTCGTCGACGAACTCCCGAAAACCTCCTCCGGAAAGATCCGACGCACCTCGCTCGAGGAACGCGAAGGGATACTCTGA
- a CDS encoding ABC transporter substrate-binding protein — protein sequence MASSFDPDGEIVKSGVPNIREKVGRRRFMKGAGTATVAASMGLAGCSNPAKQGGGSAGGGEIPSEPLRMACIGFTSGPASVFGTPMMQSARMVVDRINQEGGILGEREIEMEEFDENVDEIVQQYRRLATQEDFDVIVGYISSANVLSIAPIAEELGQPTVVWDTGTTDLFDKANKDPQYVFRTCASSSTDAIGAARLLQTALTDVETVAGVNQDYAFGRNNWDLFTQAIESLGIDVEIVDSRFTPFPNDDYSSTISALNSTNPDFIYSSHWGGDAVNFITQANSQGLFDDTLPCFTAGSHVIGNIPDEIPEGIIFGARGPHYPFGTQQWNSLHEQFVENYQSEYGEPPYAHGAFHAWQAIWAYVYSIERAYNLSGQYPTKDQWVKSMEGIGFNSPSGFVNMPQGSHNVVEPSFYGFSDPQEDRVDLRDTVWIAPEHVNPPPSMTTSEWISSL from the coding sequence ATGGCATCGTCGTTTGATCCAGACGGAGAGATCGTAAAGAGCGGGGTACCAAATATCAGAGAGAAAGTCGGTCGACGACGCTTTATGAAAGGCGCGGGCACGGCGACCGTTGCGGCGTCGATGGGCCTCGCTGGCTGTAGTAACCCTGCGAAGCAGGGTGGCGGCAGTGCGGGTGGGGGTGAAATCCCCAGTGAACCGCTTCGAATGGCCTGTATCGGATTTACGTCCGGCCCGGCCTCCGTGTTCGGCACGCCGATGATGCAGTCCGCGCGGATGGTCGTCGACCGGATCAACCAGGAGGGCGGGATCCTGGGTGAGCGGGAGATCGAGATGGAGGAGTTCGACGAGAACGTCGACGAAATCGTCCAGCAGTACCGGCGGCTGGCGACGCAGGAAGACTTCGACGTGATCGTCGGCTACATCTCGAGCGCGAACGTGCTGTCGATCGCCCCGATCGCGGAAGAGCTCGGTCAGCCGACGGTCGTCTGGGATACGGGAACGACGGACCTGTTCGACAAAGCGAACAAAGATCCCCAGTACGTGTTCCGAACGTGTGCGAGCAGTTCGACGGACGCGATCGGCGCGGCGCGGCTCCTCCAGACCGCGCTCACTGACGTGGAGACCGTCGCCGGCGTCAATCAGGACTACGCCTTCGGCCGGAATAACTGGGACCTCTTCACGCAGGCGATCGAGAGTCTCGGTATCGACGTTGAGATCGTCGATTCGCGGTTCACACCGTTCCCGAACGACGACTACAGTTCGACGATCAGCGCGCTGAACAGCACTAACCCGGACTTCATCTACTCGAGTCACTGGGGCGGTGACGCCGTGAACTTCATCACGCAGGCGAACAGTCAGGGCCTCTTCGACGATACTCTCCCCTGTTTCACCGCGGGGAGTCACGTCATTGGGAACATTCCCGACGAGATCCCGGAGGGAATCATCTTCGGCGCTCGCGGTCCGCACTACCCGTTCGGGACCCAGCAATGGAACTCGCTGCACGAGCAGTTCGTCGAAAACTACCAGAGCGAATACGGCGAACCGCCGTACGCACACGGGGCGTTCCACGCCTGGCAGGCGATTTGGGCGTACGTCTACTCGATCGAACGCGCGTACAACCTGAGCGGTCAGTACCCCACGAAAGATCAGTGGGTGAAATCGATGGAGGGAATCGGCTTCAACTCGCCGAGCGGGTTCGTTAACATGCCACAGGGGAGCCACAACGTCGTCGAGCCGTCCTTCTACGGGTTCTCGGATCCCCAAGAGGATCGGGTGGACCTTCGGGACACCGTCTGGATCGCTCCCGAGCACGTCAATCCGCCGCCGTCGATGACGACCAGCGAGTGGATCAGCAGCCTGTAA
- a CDS encoding branched-chain amino acid ABC transporter permease: MVQQFISEQLVIILNGLSGAATLFLLGTGMSLIYGMLNFLNLAHAAFLPLGAYLGASLIHATVGAVGGTLGFVGLFVVFFVLLLVVVPVTVSAIGLAMEQTAFKPLYGLEDDYQLLATFGVILMMEDAMKFIWGGQPVSATAPANLLGSFSLPGRTYPWWSVLTILVTVLVAATLYYFFEETRLGKITLAMAEDDEAVSFTGIDTRSIHLKVFVIGIALAALGGALYLPLASMTTGLALEFVILAFAVLVIGGLGSLKGAITASLIIGMVQAYGSYYVPVLELAIVFLLMAAVMLVKPTGLFGEIEA; encoded by the coding sequence ATGGTTCAACAATTCATCAGCGAACAACTAGTAATAATCCTCAACGGATTGTCCGGAGCGGCGACGCTATTCCTGCTCGGAACCGGAATGTCGCTGATCTACGGGATGCTGAACTTCCTGAACCTCGCCCATGCCGCCTTCTTGCCCCTCGGGGCGTACTTGGGCGCGAGTCTCATTCACGCGACCGTGGGCGCGGTCGGCGGCACCCTCGGCTTCGTGGGGCTCTTCGTGGTTTTTTTCGTCCTGCTGCTCGTCGTCGTGCCAGTGACCGTCTCGGCGATCGGCCTGGCGATGGAACAGACCGCGTTCAAGCCGCTGTATGGCCTCGAAGACGATTATCAGCTGTTGGCGACGTTCGGAGTTATCCTGATGATGGAGGACGCGATGAAGTTCATCTGGGGCGGACAGCCAGTGAGCGCGACGGCTCCGGCCAACCTTCTCGGCTCGTTTAGCCTGCCCGGGCGGACGTATCCGTGGTGGTCAGTGCTGACCATCCTCGTCACCGTCTTGGTCGCCGCGACGCTCTACTACTTCTTCGAGGAGACGCGCCTCGGGAAGATCACGCTCGCGATGGCCGAAGACGACGAAGCCGTCAGCTTCACTGGGATCGACACGCGGTCGATCCACCTCAAAGTGTTCGTTATCGGCATCGCGCTAGCAGCGCTCGGTGGCGCACTCTACCTCCCCCTCGCCTCGATGACGACCGGGCTCGCGCTCGAGTTCGTTATCCTCGCGTTTGCGGTGTTGGTCATCGGCGGACTGGGGAGTCTTAAAGGAGCGATCACCGCCTCTCTCATCATCGGGATGGTGCAAGCGTACGGGTCGTACTACGTGCCGGTGTTAGAGCTCGCCATCGTGTTCCTGCTGATGGCGGCCGTGATGCTGGTCAAACCAACCGGCCTGTTCGGAGAAATCGAAGCATGA
- a CDS encoding branched-chain amino acid ABC transporter permease, whose product MSQDTTTGISIDIRQRLRNPGSVAGAVLLIGAFAFPYLPGTGQYEVFLLGQILAFAIAALAYNVLLGYTGLLSFGHAAFFGGSAYAIGLAMEYTGTSELLLLVPLGVLTAGAIAVVIGYISVRHTEVYYALLMLALAHLIYVITVKLYTVTGGTDGVPITTPTIGGVDYLASWGYAGYLMGVLYYVILIAFVITMVLLWAFMHSPFGLTLKTIRDDPERARAIGIPVRRYRWYASIMSGLFTGLGGAMYAVLNGHVTPGTVLHWSRSGELAFMTVLGGTGWFFGPITGAGAFIIIRSQAQQLTEYWHFMMGLVLFLVIVFEPEGLSGMGARIRRRVRQWRNSGGER is encoded by the coding sequence ATGAGTCAGGATACCACTACCGGAATCTCGATCGATATTAGGCAACGTCTCCGGAACCCAGGCAGCGTGGCGGGCGCCGTGCTCCTCATCGGCGCGTTCGCCTTCCCGTACCTGCCGGGGACGGGCCAGTACGAGGTGTTTCTGCTCGGACAGATACTCGCGTTCGCCATCGCTGCGCTCGCGTACAACGTCCTTCTCGGCTATACCGGACTGCTGTCGTTCGGACACGCGGCGTTCTTCGGCGGCTCGGCGTACGCGATCGGCCTCGCGATGGAGTACACCGGAACGAGTGAGCTATTGCTGCTCGTGCCCCTCGGCGTCCTCACAGCGGGCGCAATCGCGGTCGTCATCGGTTACATCTCAGTCCGACACACCGAAGTGTATTACGCGCTGTTGATGTTGGCACTCGCCCACTTGATCTACGTGATCACGGTGAAGCTCTACACCGTTACCGGCGGGACCGACGGCGTTCCGATCACGACACCGACCATCGGCGGCGTCGACTACCTCGCGAGCTGGGGGTACGCGGGCTACCTAATGGGCGTCCTCTACTACGTCATCCTGATCGCCTTCGTGATAACGATGGTGCTGCTGTGGGCGTTCATGCACTCTCCGTTCGGACTCACGCTCAAGACGATCCGAGACGATCCGGAACGAGCGCGAGCCATCGGTATCCCAGTACGGCGATACCGGTGGTACGCGAGTATCATGTCGGGTCTGTTCACCGGCTTGGGGGGCGCGATGTACGCGGTCCTCAACGGCCACGTCACGCCGGGGACCGTACTCCACTGGTCTCGGTCCGGCGAACTGGCGTTCATGACCGTCCTCGGCGGCACGGGATGGTTCTTCGGCCCGATCACTGGGGCAGGAGCGTTCATCATTATCCGCAGTCAGGCCCAACAGCTGACCGAGTACTGGCACTTCATGATGGGGCTCGTCCTGTTCCTCGTGATCGTGTTCGAACCCGAGGGGCTCTCGGGCATGGGCGCACGGATCCGTCGGCGCGTTCGCCAGTGGCGAAACAGCGGAGGTGAGCGGTGA
- a CDS encoding ABC transporter ATP-binding protein — protein MSVLQTQELTKEFGDLRAVDEMNFEIDSGEIVGIIGPNGAGKTTFVNLLTGVLDPTAGEIVFNGRQLNGSPVHDRARSGLVRSFQIPRVCDDLTLVENVRSAILSREQRNNSLFTVLNWENDTRAEAIALLDEFGLADQQEAYAEAIPHGDKKILDVCMSVALRPKLLILDEPTSGVATENKYAIMDRLQNYFETSDSAVLFIEHDMELIADYAERVVAMDQGRKIIDGLPGEVLEDETVKQRIRGEE, from the coding sequence ATGTCGGTACTCCAAACACAGGAGTTGACGAAGGAGTTCGGTGATCTCAGGGCCGTCGATGAGATGAACTTCGAGATCGACAGTGGCGAGATCGTCGGAATCATTGGTCCGAACGGGGCCGGGAAGACAACCTTCGTTAATCTGCTCACCGGCGTTCTCGATCCGACCGCCGGCGAGATCGTTTTCAACGGGCGGCAGCTAAACGGATCGCCGGTTCACGATCGCGCGAGGTCGGGACTCGTCCGGTCGTTCCAGATCCCGCGAGTCTGCGACGATCTCACGCTCGTAGAGAACGTTCGTTCGGCGATCCTCTCACGAGAACAGCGGAACAACTCCCTGTTTACCGTGCTCAACTGGGAGAACGACACTCGCGCCGAAGCGATCGCGCTGCTGGACGAGTTCGGCCTCGCCGATCAGCAAGAGGCGTACGCGGAAGCGATTCCCCACGGCGACAAGAAGATCCTCGACGTGTGCATGAGCGTCGCCCTGCGGCCGAAGCTCCTCATCCTCGACGAACCGACGAGCGGCGTTGCCACCGAAAATAAGTACGCGATCATGGACCGACTACAGAACTACTTCGAGACGTCGGACTCGGCCGTGTTGTTCATCGAGCACGACATGGAACTCATCGCCGACTACGCCGAGCGCGTCGTCGCGATGGATCAGGGCCGGAAAATAATCGACGGTCTACCGGGAGAAGTGCTCGAAGACGAGACGGTCAAACAGCGCATTCGAGGTGAAGAGTGA
- a CDS encoding ABC transporter ATP-binding protein yields the protein MLLELEELDASIEDITVLREIDLAVAETEVVGIIGRNGAGKTSTFKSVMGLQHVQRGSVSFRGEDITSYPTHERKRLGIGFAPEDRRLISKLTARENIEMALWGSDDEVDIDDRLSVVLDIFPAMEKFLDQPAGKLSGGQQQMVTVSRALVAEPELVLLDEPFEGLAPSIKRDLTESISVIRDELGIAVFVAESQINQVKDFVDRLYVIERGEIIAETDEAGEITEDEELMQIIGGG from the coding sequence ATGCTGCTCGAACTCGAGGAACTCGATGCGTCGATCGAGGACATCACCGTCCTCCGCGAGATCGACCTGGCTGTCGCCGAGACCGAAGTCGTTGGGATCATCGGCCGAAACGGTGCCGGGAAGACCTCGACGTTCAAGTCCGTGATGGGGCTCCAACACGTCCAGCGCGGATCGGTGTCGTTCCGCGGCGAGGACATCACGTCGTACCCGACGCACGAGCGCAAGCGCCTCGGCATCGGCTTCGCCCCCGAAGACCGACGGCTGATATCGAAGCTGACGGCACGAGAGAACATCGAAATGGCACTGTGGGGGAGCGACGACGAGGTCGATATCGACGACCGTCTCTCGGTCGTCCTCGACATCTTCCCCGCCATGGAGAAGTTCCTCGATCAACCGGCGGGGAAGCTCTCCGGTGGCCAACAGCAAATGGTCACCGTCTCCCGCGCGCTCGTCGCCGAGCCGGAGCTGGTCCTGTTGGACGAACCGTTTGAGGGCCTCGCGCCGAGCATTAAGCGAGATCTCACCGAGAGCATCTCGGTGATCCGTGACGAGCTCGGTATTGCCGTGTTCGTCGCCGAATCGCAGATCAATCAGGTCAAGGACTTCGTCGACCGATTGTACGTTATCGAACGCGGCGAGATCATCGCCGAAACGGACGAGGCCGGAGAGATAACCGAGGACGAAGAGCTGATGCAGATCATCGGTGGCGGCTGA
- a CDS encoding cyclase family protein — protein MTNRFDNADWLDLTQPLDADAPHSAALPAPEFQTLSDVDRDGVNAQWIGTPTHVGTHVDAPRHMIPDGATIDELPLERFVGEATVADVSRDESEVISADELAVAADDVRPGDVLLVRTGWGERYDDEDYERYPWLAADVGDWLLEQDVKLLAVDTPSPDRPRATRPDGWDDYPIHRTLLSEGVLIAEHLRIPRSLVGARPTVFGFPLAFRQGDGAPARFVAARTTSP, from the coding sequence ATGACTAACCGATTTGATAATGCTGACTGGCTAGACCTCACCCAGCCGCTCGACGCCGACGCACCGCACTCTGCGGCGCTCCCCGCGCCCGAGTTCCAGACGCTCAGCGACGTCGATCGCGACGGCGTCAACGCCCAGTGGATCGGAACGCCGACCCACGTCGGGACGCACGTCGACGCGCCCCGCCACATGATTCCGGACGGAGCGACGATCGACGAACTGCCGCTCGAGCGCTTCGTCGGCGAAGCGACCGTTGCAGACGTAAGCCGCGACGAGTCCGAGGTAATCTCTGCGGACGAGTTGGCGGTGGCCGCGGACGACGTTCGACCAGGAGATGTTCTCCTCGTCCGGACGGGTTGGGGCGAGCGCTACGACGACGAGGACTACGAGCGCTATCCGTGGCTCGCGGCCGACGTCGGCGACTGGCTGCTCGAACAGGACGTGAAACTGCTAGCTGTGGACACTCCGAGTCCCGACCGGCCCCGGGCGACGCGACCCGACGGCTGGGACGACTATCCGATCCACCGGACGCTGTTGTCCGAGGGTGTCCTCATCGCGGAACACCTCAGGATACCGCGTTCGCTGGTCGGCGCTCGTCCGACCGTCTTCGGATTTCCACTAGCCTTCAGGCAGGGTGACGGAGCACCAGCGCGATTCGTGGCGGCCCGAACGACCTCGCCGTAG